Proteins from one Triticum aestivum cultivar Chinese Spring chromosome 7A, IWGSC CS RefSeq v2.1, whole genome shotgun sequence genomic window:
- the LOC123152817 gene encoding G-type lectin S-receptor-like serine/threonine-protein kinase LECRK4, producing the protein MALYYLTRNRDSQRLLSSSVRSFSCKELYQATNGFKKLLGKGSFGEVYKGMIRSPQPHLIAVKKLIDSNEYSEQEFTNEVQSIGSLRGFLFNPERRPPWSWRAEAALAIARGLEYLHDGCIAPIIHCDIKPDNILLDDYGIPKITDFGISKLLGSQQVHTTVTHVRGTRGYIAPEWLRGDARVDTKADVYSFGVVLLEMICCRRCQEPVTPVMPEGQGMEIDETVTLFGWAAQLVVARRTELMLHGDADVNTAEDMERVERFTRVALWCIEPNPMLRPTIHQVVQILETNDGVKVQALPDPPDCYMESSPLITQLRME; encoded by the exons ATGGCATTGTATTACCTCACCAGGAACAGAGATAGCCAGCGGTTGTTGAGCTCGAGCGTGAGATCGTTTAGTTGCAAGGAGCTTTACCAAGCCACCAATGGCTTCAAGAAACTGCTGGGCAAAGGGAGTTTTGGGGAGGTCTACAAAGGAATGATAAGATCGCCGCAGCCGCATCTCATTGCAGTGAAGAAGCTCATCGACTCGAACGAGTACAGTGAGCAGGAGTTCACCAATGAGGTGCAGTCGATCG GGTCTCTCCGTGGCTTCCTCTTCAACCCTGAGAGGCGACCACCTTGGAGCTGGCGCGCTGAGGCCGCCCTCGCCATTGCTCGGGGACTTGAGTACCTCCACGACGGCTGCATTGCCCCTATCATCCACTGCGACATCAAGCCTGACAATATCCTTTTGGACGATTATGGAATCCCCAAGATCACCGACTTTGGGATCTCCAAATTGTTGGGGAGCCAGCAGGTGCACACCACAGTGACCCATGTTAGAGGTACCAGAGGGTACATCGCACCTGAGTGGCTCCGCGGCGATGCACGCGTTGACACCAAGGCAGATGTGTACAGTTTCGGTGTCGTCCTACTGGAGATGATTTGTTGTAGGAGGTGTCAGGAGCCGGTGACTCCTGTCATGCCAGAAGGGCAGGGCATGGAGATCGATGAAACGGTCACGTTGTTCGGTTGGGCGGCCCAACTGGTTGTCGCACGAAGGACAGAGCTAATGCTACATGGTGATGCAGATGTCAACACCGCCGAGGACATGGAGAGGGTGGAGCGGTTTACCCGTGTGGCGCTCTGGTGCATCGAGCCAAACCCGATGCTGCGGCCAACCATCCACCAGGTGGTGCAGATACTGGAGACCAATGATGGGGTGAAGGTTCAGGCACTACCCGACCCTCCAGACTGTTACATGGAATCCTCGCCTTTAATTACTCAGCTCAGGATGGAATGA